The genomic DNA GATAAAGCTTCATCGACCATTAAATTCACATTTGACAAAAAACCTGAAGGGCTATTTTTTCTTTTCATTGATTTCTCCCTTTTATGATAGTTTTAACTAAATTCTATAATTCTCAACTTTATTATCCTTTGACTTATAATCTCTGTCAATAAATAGATTCATTCGCTGTTTCCCAAGATATTCTAAAAAATTAGAATTGAACTGAGCCATTGATCATATGCCATTGGGCCGCCTAATTCTAAATACCATTCTATACTTATGATTGAAGCATATCCATTTCAATGCTTTTGAAGGATACCATACGATTGATCCATAGGGACAAATTGGAATAGGATGGGAACAAAACGTTTTGCGACAGCAAACAAAAAGCGTTCAGCAGTTAGCGAAATTTTTTTATAGAATAATTTTGATAGGATAATAATGAATTTCTTGGTGAGGAAAATTATCTGCTTCCAAACAACCGGTCTATAATAATCGCAGATGCGCACCTTACAGATAGATGATTATATCCATTTTTCCCTTCTATTGGTTTCAATATGATATCCGATTTTTTCAAAATTTCTCCAGCTATGCCCCAGCCGGTACCAAACAGCAGGAGTATTGGTGATGATGTTTGAGATATTTGTTCTTTTAATTCTTTATAACTTAGCGCGCCTTTCATTTTTCTTGCTGTAGTGGAAATTATCAAGGGTTTTTTCTTTTCTTCTTTTTTTATATTTGCAAGAACATCATCAAAGTCTTTTACAACTTCTACAGTTTCAAGTGCTTTTGCACGCAGGGGATTTTTTTCTGCACCTTTCCCTTTAGTCCAATGTTCAACGATTCTTTCAAGGAGTTTGTTTTGTTCGTCGAAGGGGGTGACCATAAAGAATTTCTTTATTCCATAAGTTGCTGAGGTTCTTGATAGATCATGTATATCCAAATTGGTAATCGATGTCCCAATTATTTCATTATCCTTATTTATAACAGGATAATGGATTAGGGCAATGTAAAGGGGAGGAGTTTTTTCAACTTTTTTTGAGACCTTCATTTTTTAAATCTTCATAAATTTTTTTTTCTTCATCGTTTAGATTTGCTTCATTGATGAGCTCAGGCCTTTTTAACAGGGTGTTCTTTATTGATTCTTTGATTTTCCATTTTCTTATTTCTTTGTGGTTGCCGGAAAGCAAGATAGATGGCACCTTCATATTTCGGAATTCTGCAGGGCGCGT from Candidatus Schekmanbacteria bacterium includes the following:
- a CDS encoding RNA methyltransferase, with amino-acid sequence MKVSKKVEKTPPLYIALIHYPVINKDNEIIGTSITNLDIHDLSRTSATYGIKKFFMVTPFDEQNKLLERIVEHWTKGKGAEKNPLRAKALETVEVVKDFDDVLANIKKEEKKKPLIISTTARKMKGALSYKELKEQISQTSSPILLLFGTGWGIAGEILKKSDIILKPIEGKNGYNHLSVRCASAIIIDRLFGSR